The genomic window GTTCCAAAGGGTATATAAAGGTATATGGGAGGGTTTTGGAAATTTCTAGAACCTCCCAGAGGTGTAGGAGGTGCCTTGGGCTAGTCAGTATAGACAAGGCCTATAGATGGTGGCCAAATGAGCTTTTGAGGCCCAAGAGGCGGCGCCGCTCCTTAGCCTTGGCGGCCAAGTTAGGACTTGATGCAACTAGGGTTCTAGGCGGGGCCCACTCTTGTACGCCACCCCTAGGGGAGGGAACCCCTCCTCCAAGGTGGTTGCCCCTCCCCcgcgcctatatatagtggaggtggcAACCCCTCTTTTGCACACAACTTCTACCTAAAGGTTGCCTCCTCCCTCTCTCTTGTCTTCCACAATAGTTGTCTTGTCGTAAGGCTGGTCCTCCCTCTAATTAGTTGGTCCCAGAAACAAGCTTTGGAACCCAGTGGTAATTTTCAGTGGACTGGGAGCGCGCCACTTGGGGCGCCCAGCCGCTGCCATGCGTCGCGTGTTGGGCGCACCCTCAGGATTTTTTTTCTACACTCGTTTTTTCCGGCTTTGCTTGTCTTTCCCTAGGTTTTGGtagaatttcttttcttttcgggAAGCAGTACATTTCTAcgagaagcacaattgtgcttaCTGAAAAGGGAAAGACACAGTTGTGCTTTTCAAAAAAGAGAAAAGCCCAACATGTGCTTCCGCGAGAAGTACAACCTGTGCTTTCATGAGACGTACAACATGTGTCTTTCATGAGAAACACAGCCGTGCTCCCCGAAGAAAGCAAATATGCGcttttagaaaaaggaaaaaatcataacttgtgctttcgcgagaggcacaactATGCTTCCTGAAAAAAAGCATGTGTGCTATGAAAAGCACAACCATGTTTTCGTTTTTGGCCAGTTTTGGATCTTTTTTCCGGttttcatttttagtttcaaactttttttgttcttttggttTACCTTTTTCCAATTTATGGGTTTTTTGATTTTTCATGAAAAAGACGCATCGAAACTTATTAACATGGGATTTAATTATTAAAATCTTAATACGAGAAAGAGATTAGTGAAAACGGTTCACGATTTGAACGAGGACAAAGCTCCACATAAGGTGGGACTCAGAGCGGAACTAGACGAGCCCTGTACGGCCCGGCATGGCCCAGGCCCATAAGAGATCCGGATTCGCTCTCACTTCCCAGGAGCCGCACAAAGGTTGGTAGTAGGACCGTAGGAGTCGAGGAGAGAGAGTGGGGagcagccatggcgacggcggccggcggcgggagcATGATGACGAGGGAGCAGCTGCTCCACCTCTTCTCTCGCTTCTCCTTCCTCACCTCGCTCCCAGGTGAGGTctcccatcccatcccatcccGCCGACTTAATTTCCTTCATCACTGATCCCCCGTCACTCTCCTCCCCTTGCTAATCCTGGTCTTTGCCGCCGAGTTCCAGAGTTCAAGGACCGAATCGCCGACGCCGTCAGTGACAAGCAGGTTGGACATCTTTCTCGGTTCTCTCCCCCGTATTCCTTTGCTAGCAGCACTAGTAGCATCTGTAATTTGTGCAGATGCAGTTGAGGTGAATTAACTCGGTCCTCTgcagtttcattcagtttggacagtGAAATATAATGGACTTGGATAGTACTTAGATAGATGGTTCCGTGTGTTCTTCATGTGGAGCCTCTCTCTTACGGTATCCGTGTGTTCTTCTTGTTCCGCAGGAGGCTGTGGCGGTGACCACGGAGGTGCAGGAAGAGATCCTTCGCGAGATGGGCATCGGTATATGTTGCTAACCGCATTCTTGGCTCCATGCCTTTTCTGGTTTGCTTTGCTTCAGCGATTCTTGTGCAGATGCGAGGTTCGAATTGACAATGGCCTACCATGTCTATGTTTAGTAGTGATGCCCAAATGCAGAATGTAGTCATGTAGAAAGATTTCGACGAttggtactccctccggtccatatTAATATGGAGCAGAGGGAGTAGCATATTTGTAAAGCTATGTAACATATCCTGATGTATGGAAATTTAGTTTATTGAAGAGGTCCATACTTttttcgcaaaaaaggaaaaaaaaaagaaaaagaagaggtcCATACTTCCTGTCAAATGCTCGGTATTGACAGTGAGTACATGTGCCATACTTGGAGTTACTGTTTAGCCAATAGCCCACTGTAGCTGGCACTGCCTTACAGCCATGATAAGTGTATTCATTTACTAGGAATTTATTTCTCAAATTACTTCATATGATGGGTTGCAACACAATGCAGCTTCAGGTACTTAGAATACATGATGCCGATCGAAAACTATTTTTGCTGAATAATAAAGGAAACCAATCTTTTATTATATGATAAATCGATAGTGAGTTTGGTCTGGTAGAAAACTATGAGTCGACAGCAGCAACAGTGTAGTGATCTTGGATGCAAGTCAAAAATCTGAACAACCAATTGCTCATAGCTGACCAACGCGAAGACATCACCATATGTTTTTAGTTTCTACTTCAGTTGTGTCCAGGTGCATCATATTGTAATCTGCAGTTTTTGGGAATCAATTCACCATCTGCCATGGAGCCCTTGATGCGTCAAGTCTGTAAAATGCTTTGTAAATGTTAAAAAAAAATCGAACCTCTACTTTCACTTGTATGCTAAGTGAGATTGCTGATTTATTTTTCTTGTAGAAGGGTTCTGAATGAATCGTGCTTTTCTTTGACTTGACATGACTTATGCTGACAAGTAATTTCTGAACATCAGATCCAGGTTTTGGTATTAGTTGCCTAGGAAAGGTGAACGTCATGTATGAGAATGACATGGATTTGATGATTAAATTCTACCAATTTGTTGCCAAGTGAGaccctcttattttttttcttgtaTATTTTCCACTATTCCGTCTAAACTATGTAAAACTGTCTACTGCCTCCGTCTGGGTTTattgcccctccccccccccccccccccccctgtattttgggtcaaactttgaccatctatcAAACTAATAAAGTATAAGTTATATGATACAAAAAACATATTCTTGGTTTTGTATCTGAAAGAGCTTTCTCATAGTATAAGTTTTTGTGGCATATATtttacattttattagttaaacttATTGTCAAACTTTAGGCCAAAATAAGagggggcctaataaacccggagggagtagtagttaagAGACCTGCTAGTAATGCTTAATTTATTTATTCATTATTTTGGATTTAGCAGTTTTCCAATTGCATTTGTGTATGTTACACCCCATAGCTTCATGTATTAGTTCCGATGTTGCATGGCCTTTACATAATTTAGTGACATATTAATTTTTCTAAAGTAAACAACTTATATGGTAGTGCAAGTTTGAATATAGTCCACGCTGATCTGTGTAGTGGTgtgttcttttatttatttattttcaaggAAAAGAGCTGTATCAGTTATTAATGCGCCAGCCATAAAACAGAACAAGTAAAATGAATATACAGCCACAACCTGCTCTCTGGCAAGAATATTTCGTGGTTTACAAACTTGACCTGAACTATTGTCTAGAAGCCATGTTCTGATTATTTCCCCATTTAATTTGATAGAGAAGAGATGGCTATTGATGAGGCCGAGCTTGAGCCTCTAGAGTTTGCCGAGAAAATGCACACTCAACAGGAATTGCAACAACAGGTGAGGCAAAGATGTTTTTATAGTGCCTTTTTCGAAACATCCATCTTAACTGTATTGAAGATGGTAATTAGATCCTTTTAATTGCTGTTGCAGCAACTGGAGATGTTGGTTCAAATTAGAAAATACAGCCCCGAGAGCCAATCTGTCATACTTGAGACTGTACGTTCTCTATGCTTGTCCCCTTCCAGTAAAACATACACAACCAGACTTTTGTTTTAGTAACTGCTTATGAGCAGAAGAAGCAATGCATAACACTTACCTTGACCTTATTGTCAATGCAGTTGCGCAAGCAGTTGGAGAGCGCTGATTTTGATACCAGTGCGTCAATCTTGACTCCGGAGCAGATCCAAGAGATTGTTGAGAAATAGTTCACATGTTTGACGAGATGAGAGATTTACATCCCATCCAGTCTTCTTCCTCTACTATAGCCATACAGCTTTACTTCATGTAATCTGCACTTTGCTAAGTGAAAAGACTACAGGTGTTCTACTTAATATTATCTGCATTTTGCCACCAGAAAGGCTAGAAATGGTGTACACAGCTTCTTGCTATATATTCACTTCACCCCAAATACATATAATTAGCCTTGATGAAACATCTTTACTAGTGTGATTTGGACCGACAACCGTGTCAAAACATCCAGTTTGAGCAAATACATTTTCTTTCTTATTTTCCATGGAGACAATGAGTTGCCATTATCGATCGACAAAGGGACGAAAAGGAAGGCAGTTAAGGAGACGACTGAATATTGACAGAATGATCTATGGTAATACTAAGGGCCAACACAAGAAGATTACATTTTCAAAGTGCTGACTTCTCCTGTTCTCCATGACTTTGAATTGTGCCCAAACATGATACAGACATTTCTATCTTTGATAGGACACTGTATTCAATGTATTACAGGCTGAAAAATATGAACACATCTGACCATTTTAGCTTGTCCATCTGCACAGCAGAAGGTACGTTTTTGTTCAAAGAATCAACAGACGGAGATCTTGGCAAGTAAATTTTCTGGAAAAGAGTACACAAGATGAACAACTTCTCATACATCAGGCATTAAGCCATTAAGTGATTTACAATCTGTCGCATTAGCAGGATTCTTTTTATGATAACTGAGGTCTCGCTGAGGGTATGAAATTATCAAAAATGCCCTGTCTATTGGAGGCCTACCCTTTGAAGGAACATGATTGCTTCTCCTGGTCAATAAGTTACCTCATCTTCCAGCAACATTTCAGAACAAACTCCAGATGCAGTTAATAAAAACAAATTGCACATCTACTGTGGTCCCCTGGGAGGCGGCAGGTGTGCAAACTTTCAGTAATAACTAAAGTAGCTTCAGTACACTTGTCTTATGTTAATATTTATCCTTGAATTATGAATGTAATCCAAGATAAAGCGGTCATCATCATCAGATAGTTCTGATACCAGCCCAGAGATATCTTGCTGGTCACCCTCTGTGAAGATCCGTGGAACACCTGTAGAATAGAGACCATAAGTTATTCTAGAAAGCTAGTGATACATGGTATTTTTCAGTTAACTTTCTTATTAagccaatttttttttcatttaaaaTAAATAAACTACCATGGAATCTTTCTCGGGCTTCCCCAGCCATCAATACAATATCACCACTTCGCAGGAACATTGGTGTTGGAGCTTCATCCCTCGTCTTCCCTCCAAGAAGAAAAATGCACTTGCAACCCAAACTAAGCAAACCAATAAATGTTAAAGACACTGCATTCAGATTAAGATAATCGTACAAGAAAGCAACTGAGACGTAGTACCTTATGCTTACAATAGGTTTTGTCCAATCTGCTTCCATGTCATCAACATGCCCACCAAGCATGTCACCTACATAAGTCAAAGCATATTTTTTCAGTACAGACAGAGAGACTAGCATGAAACTTTGAGGCAATTTGCCAAGGTGCATCTATCTACTAGGCCATTCAGTGTGCGACAAGCTACATACTTGGACCATAATAGTTCACTATGGCGGCTTCTGCAGCAAATTCTTCTCCAAAAGGCATTGCTGGAACAGCCATcttttttgctagagcagcaaggTCGTCTGGAATCTTGTTATGTGGAAGCGATACATCATAGTTACGCTGACAGAAACAGGAAATGGTTAATATGCAGTTGCAACCAAAAGCGTATCTTACagtgcaataagtatatgattttaaTTAAGTGCAAGCACTGCACAAAAGATTGCAGCTATCAAGTTTCATGGACGAGTATGATAATAAATTACATTATGATATTAGCGCGTGATGTATGCACACAGGGATTAGTTGCATATAATGTTTCCAGAGATCATCATGCTTAAAAATAGCTTTGCAAGGACTATCATAATCAAACAAAGCTCCTTAAGTACTACTCCctctcccataatataagaacgtttttgacactagtgttgtTTCAAAAACgttattatattatgggacggagggagtaatatggaATTATGAATTCGTCATAATAACACTATAATTATAATGAATTGGGCTTGTTTGTCACAATTGCAGAAAAAATTGAAGAAAAATATGCCTGCTGGTTTGTTCATATTCATATGTAAAGTACCACCAAATTTTAATACCACCACAagttaaaagaattaaattcaagaaaaatgaaaataaagacACATCCAACATTTAATAAAAAGGATACATACATACTTTTGACCAATCAAATTGCAAACCAAGGGTGCTCCACCGCCGGAGCTTGCGCACAAGAGCAGCTGCCGTGGTCGACTTAGGTCTTTCCCCCTTTTGGATCTCTGAGCCATCCACAAAATTGAATTTACCCGGATGTGCATTTTCCCCAACATTATTCTGCTCATCTCTTGGTTTGCCACTGGAACTTTCCACTTCAACCAAAATCTTTTGGTTTTTAGCAGCAATGAGCAAGTCAAAAATTGGACCGTATGTAGCAGTCAAGTTGGTTCTATTAGGAGGCTGTGGGAATGTTTTCAAGCTTTCCCTGATCCAATAGCACTGTTCCTCGGTAGATAGAGCACCAGGGATGAAATAGAATCCTACAGAGTTATGCGAAGGGTATGAGTACTATTTCACAAATGAACAGTAGTATAATGAGATTAGAATGATTGATGGGTATTAGGTATGACGATCAAGTGTTGGAGGCTGAAATATTGACATAAATAGGCAAGCAAAACCCGAATTACTCGAAAGTTATGATGCCATTCGTACTCCTTTTTGGATAGACATATACAGATATACTCATGGCGAGGAACTTGCTGACATAATAGTTCAGGCATAGCATATACCACATAGGAGGGGTTAAGGGAAATCACGAGTTCCATATGAAAATTTGACATTCTCTGCCGTCTGCCGCTCATGTTTGGGACAAAGTTAGCACTGCTTTATTAGGTAGAATATTTCCGAGATGTTAATAAGCAGGATGTGCTTTTATTTACCGATGATATCTTCCATTTTGTTCAAGCTACATCAAATTTCTGTGGCGGGCACTGATAGGCACCCGCCACTGCTGGTGCACTACCAGTGACGGGCGAGCGCCCGCCACGGATGCCATGTTAGCAATTCCGGGCGCCCCCGAGAGTCTTGTCCGTCACTGATGGGCTTTTTACGCCCGTCACTACTAGGCATTCATGTGGTACTGGGTTTTTCACCACCATAGG from Triticum aestivum cultivar Chinese Spring chromosome 3B, IWGSC CS RefSeq v2.1, whole genome shotgun sequence includes these protein-coding regions:
- the LOC123068238 gene encoding uncharacterized protein gives rise to the protein MATAAGGGSMMTREQLLHLFSRFSFLTSLPEFKDRIADAVSDKQEAVAVTTEVQEEILREMGIDPGFGISCLGKVNVMYENDMDLMIKFYQFVAKEEMAIDEAELEPLEFAEKMHTQQELQQQQLEMLVQIRKYSPESQSVILETLRKQLESADFDTSASILTPEQIQEIVEK
- the LOC123068236 gene encoding alpha-ketoglutarate-dependent dioxygenase alkB isoform X2 produces the protein MYAETEPGAAAERTAFRRAEKQYKLYKPPSRKGRSNSRGKPAGGGGGGDLSAVVDFHALLAAGGGELPAGIRRCDRAGFHLPVFCFLDRPGFYFIPGALSTEEQCYWIRESLKTFPQPPNRTNLTATYGPIFDLLIAAKNQKILVEVESSSGKPRDEQNNVGENAHPGKFNFVDGSEIQKGERPKSTTAAALVRKLRRWSTLGLQFDWSKRNYDVSLPHNKIPDDLAALAKKMAVPAMPFGEEFAAEAAIVNYYGPSDMLGGHVDDMEADWTKPIVSISLGCKCIFLLGGKTRDEAPTPMFLRSGDIVLMAGEARERFHGVPRIFTEGDQQDISGLVSELSDDDDRFILDYIHNSRININIRQVY
- the LOC123068236 gene encoding alpha-ketoglutarate-dependent dioxygenase alkB isoform X1 codes for the protein MYAETEPGAAAERTAFRRAEKQYKLYKPPSRKGRSNSRSRGKPAGGGGGGDLSAVVDFHALLAAGGGELPAGIRRCDRAGFHLPVFCFLDRPGFYFIPGALSTEEQCYWIRESLKTFPQPPNRTNLTATYGPIFDLLIAAKNQKILVEVESSSGKPRDEQNNVGENAHPGKFNFVDGSEIQKGERPKSTTAAALVRKLRRWSTLGLQFDWSKRNYDVSLPHNKIPDDLAALAKKMAVPAMPFGEEFAAEAAIVNYYGPSDMLGGHVDDMEADWTKPIVSISLGCKCIFLLGGKTRDEAPTPMFLRSGDIVLMAGEARERFHGVPRIFTEGDQQDISGLVSELSDDDDRFILDYIHNSRININIRQVY
- the LOC123068236 gene encoding alpha-ketoglutarate-dependent dioxygenase alkB isoform X3; its protein translation is MYAETEPGAAAERTAFRRAEKQYKLYKPPSRKGRGKPAGGGGGGDLSAVVDFHALLAAGGGELPAGIRRCDRAGFHLPVFCFLDRPGFYFIPGALSTEEQCYWIRESLKTFPQPPNRTNLTATYGPIFDLLIAAKNQKILVEVESSSGKPRDEQNNVGENAHPGKFNFVDGSEIQKGERPKSTTAAALVRKLRRWSTLGLQFDWSKRNYDVSLPHNKIPDDLAALAKKMAVPAMPFGEEFAAEAAIVNYYGPSDMLGGHVDDMEADWTKPIVSISLGCKCIFLLGGKTRDEAPTPMFLRSGDIVLMAGEARERFHGVPRIFTEGDQQDISGLVSELSDDDDRFILDYIHNSRININIRQVY